The Athene noctua chromosome 13, bAthNoc1.hap1.1, whole genome shotgun sequence genome has a segment encoding these proteins:
- the BCL2A1 gene encoding bcl-2-related protein A1, with protein METAEFYYVYYLAQDYLQYVLQESHLGPAQTRVAHVLRNIASSLQDQTEEALRPFLDRIDITSVAVAKRIFNGVMQEKFADGNTNWGRIMTIFTFGGLLTKKLQEHGVQLTGEEKEQISYFITEYIINNKAEWIDANGGWENGFLTKFERRSLLSFSKITAIFIAVFSLFREYY; from the exons ATGGAAACTGCTGAGTTCTATTACGTTTATTACTTAGCTCAAGATTATCTACAATATGTTCTTCAGGAGTCACATCTTGGACCAGCCCAAACCAGGGTTGCTCATGTCTTGCGAAACATTGCATCTTCGCTGCAAGATCAAACCGAGGAGGCTCTCAGACCATTCTTGGACAGGATTGATATTACCTCTGTAGCTGTTGCCAAGAGAATTTTCAATGGTGTCATGCAAGAAAAATTTGCTGATGGAAATACTAACTGGGGACGAATTATGACCATATTTACGTTTGGAGGTCTTCTCACTAAGAAGCTTCAAGAGCATGGAGTTCAGCTCACTggagaggagaaggagcagaTTTCTTATTTCATCACAGAGTACATAATAAACAACAAAGCCGAATGGATAGATGCAAATGGTGGCTGG GAAAATGGCTTCCTAACGAAGTTTGAAAGAAGATCACTACTATCTTTCTCCAAAATTACAGCCATATTCATAGCTGTTTTCTCCTTATTCAGAGAGTACTACTGA